Proteins co-encoded in one Rhopalosiphum maidis isolate BTI-1 chromosome 2, ASM367621v3, whole genome shotgun sequence genomic window:
- the LOC113554458 gene encoding LOW QUALITY PROTEIN: lysine-specific demethylase 3A-like (The sequence of the model RefSeq protein was modified relative to this genomic sequence to represent the inferred CDS: inserted 1 base in 1 codon) produces MFGPRNDMLPLNGVQSNNGQLQKDVKMKIINEYTEVISSSDAEQIIECEIITDGEFENNTFTNLENNLSNDMYNDNQDSISRCKMSIEELSNSSNKNQILSDSELENKRSTYFEINLPNNSYDDNQDSISICKMSIENLSPSSNSNYMSKVENENPGMDHLNEIDDTYEKNKRRIEEEVRLDDAFRECIIEMNSDLSIDDEDIFNNILKQLNENSSTTETNHKRKILLSDEFDTDADTDTNSNCSCGIEKEHSYFEKNNKKRIVDEIIENSNTISEQSPKSCQEIGIDIHNIFFDQSSEIENVKKTLERFLQKSICLSLPSRIDKCIECRVHQMKNNLTQRDYDTITCRFYAFRQLRYTKNGRLAVAGYPDPFINVDNIDMGMWLPSKHSSAPSDFNIKASTKILEDAGGQFCMFVRDEIEALKLNFPSNNGKSRKIVWKKCVNGVREMCDVCRTTIFNHHWTCGKCGFVVCVDCFRTKLKGNRLTEKQNIVQRNFNKKIWLLCSNQEEHQLKNLSITQILAGDALKFISDLMHKTCYNRNISLSCSCNDKLVFPSNYSESAFDKFLNNVYGKSNSDDTDDNEEETSELQAIIKKQYYKYCNSTKGIEEVKSADKLNTSIPRENVEDKIYITEHIKKKEWFTPKLSLLSDDKTNAPHMWLCEGHLLRLLDPKSDINYTIFQDQWKRGQPVLVSDVGNKLSSSLWHPESFSRDFGNQINDLINCTTGNVISDQPMSKFWNGFENAEERLCDXAGNVMLLKLKDWPPSADFAETLPDRFQDLMNCLPLKEYTHRNGKYNLASRLPDCFVRPDLGPKMYTAYGNAGTKHKQVGTTNLHLDISDAVNVMVYVAITKNCKEYDHNWHVREALQVIEEAGCDDLTMRRIYVDGETPGALWHIYHASDADSIRDLLIKVAVEHGTPLEQFSDPIHDQSHYLDEYLRERLYREYGVKGYAIVQYYGDAVFIPAGAPHQVRNLHNCIKVAEDFVSPENVHHSFRMTQEFRNLTDSHTNHEDKLQIKNIVFHAVKDSVSVLMHKSH; encoded by the exons ATGTTCGGCCCCAGGAATGATATGTTACCGCTGAACGGAGTACAAAGTAACAATGGGCAGTTACAAAAAGACGTCAA aatgaaaataataaacgaatatacAGAAGTGATCAGCTCTTCTGATGCAGAAcaaattattgaat gtgaaataataactgatggagagtttgaaaataatacattcacaaatttagaaaataatttatcaaatgatatgtataatgataatcaAGATTCCATTTCAAGATGTAAAATGTCTATAGAAGAGTTATCAAATTCAA gtaataaaaatcaaatattatctgATAGCGAATTGGAAAACAAAAGatcaacatattttgaaataaatttaccaaATAATTCATATGATGATAATCAAGATTCTATttcaatatgtaaaatgtCTATAGAAAATTTATCACCATCaagtaattcaaattatatgtcCAAAGTAGAAAATGAAAACCCAGGTATGGATCATTTAAATGAGATTGATGatacatatgaaaaaaataaaagacgtATAGAAGAAGAAGTAAGATTAGATGATGCATTCAGAGAATGTATAATTGAAATGAATAGTGACTTGTCTATTGATGACgaggatatttttaataatattttaaaacaattaaatgaaaatagttcAACAACAGAAACCAAtcacaaaagaaaaatattactttcagATGAATTTGATACAGATGCCGATACTGATACTAATAGTAATTGTAGCTGTGGCATTGAAAAAGAACactcttattttgaaaaaaataataaaaaaagaatagttgatgaaattattgaaaattcgaATACCATTTCAGAACAATCTCCAAAGTCTTGTCAAGAAATCGGTAttgatattcataatattttttttgatcaaTCTTCTGaaatagaaaatgttaaaaagacTCTAGAGAGGTTTTTACAGAAAAGTATTTGTCTTAGTCTACCATCAAGgattgataaatgtattgaatgtCGTGTTcaccaaatgaaaaataatttgacacAACGTGATTATGATACTATTACTTGTAGATTTTATGCATTCCGCCAATTaagatatacaaaaaatggAAGATTAGCTGTGGCTGGATATCCTGATccttttataaatgttgataatattgatatggGTATGTGGTTACCCAGTAAACATTCATCTGCCCCtagtgattttaatattaaagcatCTACAAAAATTTTAGAAGATGCAGGAGGTCAATTTTGTATGTTTGTTCGGGATGAAATAGAagcgttaaaattaaattttccaaGTAATAATGGAAAATCACGTAAGATAGTATggaaaaaatgtgttaatggAGTTAGAGAAATGTGCGATGTTTGTAGAACTACAATATTCAACCACCACTGGACTTGTGGTAAATGTGGATTTGTAGTTTGCGTTGATTGCTTTAGGaccaaacttaaaggtaaccGACTgactgaaaaacaaaatattgtacaaagaaatttcaataaaaaaatttggttaCTTTGTTCAAACCAGGAAGAGCATCAGCTTAAAAATCTTTCTATTACCCAAATACTGGCTGGGGatgctttaaaatttatttcagacCTCATGCATAAAACATGTTATAATCGTAATATATCTTTAAGTTGTAGTTGCAATGACAAATTGGTTTTTCCGTCTAATTATAGTGAATCTGCTTTTGACAAGTTTCTTAACAATGTCTATGGAAAAAGTAATTCTGATGATACAGATGATAATGAAGAAGAAACTTCAGAATTGCaagctataataaaaaaacaatattataagtattgcaATTCAACTAAAGGAATTGAAGAAGTTAAATCTGCAGATAAACTCAATACCAGCATTCCTAGGGAAAATGTTGAAGATAAGATTTATATAActgaacatataaaaaaaaaagaatggtTTACACCCAAATTATCATTGTTGTCAGATGATAAAACCAATGCACCTCATATGTGGCTTTGTGAAGGACATTTGTTACGTTTATTAGATCCAAAAAGTGAcattaactatacaatttttcag GACCAATGGAAACGTGGACAACCCGTATTAGTGAGTGATGTTGGCAATAAATTAAGCTCTTCACTATGGCATCCAGAGTCATTTTCTCGTGATTTTGGCAATCAAATTAATGATCTGATTAATTGTACCACTGGTAACGTAATTTCAGACCAACCAATGAGCAAGTTTTGGAATGGGTTTGAAAATGCTGAGGAAAGGTTATGTG AAGCAGGCAATGTTATgctattaaaacttaaagacTGGCCGCCATCAGCAGATTTTGCAGAAACATTGCCTGATAGATTTCAAGATTTGATGAATTGCTTACCACTGAAAGAATACACACACCGTAAcggtaaatacaatttggcTTCTCGTTTGCCAGATTGCTTCGTTCGACCAGATTTGGGcccaaaaatgtatacagcTTATGGTAATGCAGGCACAAAGCACAAACAAGTAGGCACCACAAACCTTCATTTGGACATATCAGATGCTGTTAATGTTATGGTCTACGTTGCAATCACTAAGAATTGCAAAGAATATGATCATAATTGGCATGTGAGGGAAGCTTTACAAGTGATTGAAGAAGCTGGTTGTGATGATTTGACAATGAGACGAATTTACGTGGACGGAGAAACTCCTGGCGCACTGTGGCATATTTACCATGCATCAGACGCTGATTCAATTAGAGATTTGTTAATCAAAGTCGCAGTTGAACATGGAACACCACTGGAACAATTCAGTGATCCAATCCATGATCAATCCCATTATCTAGACGAATACCTTAGGGAGCGCTTGTATAGAGAATACGGAGTCAAAGGATATGCAATTGTCCAATATTATGGCGATGCAGTATTTATTCCAGCAGGAGCCCCTCATCAG gtCAGAAATTTACACAATTGTATAAAAGTAGCTGAAGATTTTGTATCACCAGAAAACGTCCATCATTCGTTTCGAATGACACAAGAGTTTCGTAATCTAACTGACAGTCATACTAACCATGAGGACAAGTTACAGATCAAAAATATCGTGTTTCATGCAGTCAAAGACTCAGTTTCAGTATTGATGCATAAATCACATTAA
- the LOC113552256 gene encoding laccase-8-like isoform X3, with amino-acid sequence MASVKQLKGLKSRISVVLGVVTITGLVLWNTDLPKASKQNCDRECHELDWPLICRYKIVLETQNIQNDCQKCFSNNQTECQNNIYCNRFSEKIITANRQVPGPSIRVCENDIMVIDVVNRIPGHSVSVHWRGQWQKETPVMDGAPMVTQCPILPHTTFQYKFRAAQAGTHWWQILSGDELSDRVFGAFIVKQSKRKEPHVSIYDFDEIPHVLLVEYTTLTQNGFNEMRINGIASNTSITVQNNSKYRFRIINTGGVSQCPIEIKVHKHHITVISVDGHAIEPKPVDVIQVEPGETLDFILTTNKNKGIFDMMVSSEGHCKSSNHTHTLYIQYNSTLNNIISDTNNVVQNTERGDRRLSITSLTSLPYELSAVKLKNTIYLGFSSIQYQLGEGSWSLPNFNNMSMVLPSAPLLLQQPEDVIVCNAENVPLKCRSSITSCECTHVIDLPLGTATELVIFDTEHTLFKTDRSHSFYLHGHSFYVVGQRSKAFVKSADHAKKLDSDGHLVHRKLDRSVLKNSVVVPAAGVSVVRFIADNPGYWLFRSEKTSEWSSGLSLIFRVTNPSGNFPQVPEDFPKCGNFIGPEFFLA; translated from the exons ATGGCTTCAGTAAAACAGTTAAAAGGTTTAAAAAGTAGAATTTCAGTAGTGTTAGGCGTAGTTACGATTACTGGGTTAGTTTTATGGAATACGGATTTACCAA aagcttcaaaacaaaattgtgaTAGAGAATGTCATGAACTGGATTGGCCGTTAATTTGTAGATATAAAATTGTGCTGGAGactcaaaatattcaaaa cgATTGTCAAAAGTGTTTCTCCAACAATCAAACGGAatgccaaaataatatttattgcaataGATTTTCAGAGAAAATTATTACTGCTAATAGACAAGTTCCTGGTCCATCTATAAGA gtTTGTGAAAATGATATAATGGTAATAGATGTTGTTAATCGAATACCTGGTCATAGTGTTTCGGTACACTGGAGAGGTCAGTGGCAAAAAGAGACTCCAGTAATGGATGGTGCACCTATGGTAACACAATGTCCAATATTACCACATACaacatttcaatataaatttagagcGGCTCAAGCAGGAACTCACTGGTGGCAAATATTATcgg gcgACGAGTTGTCCGATAGAGTATTTGGAGCATTTATAGTGAAGCAGTCCAAAAGAAAAGAACCACATGTCTCCATTTATGACTTTGATGAAATCCCACACGTTTTACTTGTAGAATATACGACATTGACTCAAAATGGTTTCAATGAAATGCGTATAAATGGAATCGCGTCGAACACG tcAATCacagtacaaaataatagcaAGTATAGAttcagaataataaatacaggCGGAGTTTCGCAATGTCCAATAGAAATAAAAGTTCATAAACATCATATAACAGTTATATCAGTAGATGGCCATGCGATTGAACCTAAACCAGTTGATGTTATTCAAGTTGAACCAG GTGAAACATTAGACTTCATTTtaacaacaaacaaaaataaaggaATTTTTGACATGATGGTTAGTTCAGAGGGTCACTGTAAGAGCAgtaatcacacacacacattgtatatacaatacaactcgacattaaataatattatttcagataCAAACAATGTTGTACAAAAT actGAACGCGGGGATCGACGTTTGTCCATTACAAGTCTAACAAGCTTACCTTACGAGTTGTCTGcagttaaattgaaaaatacaatttatttgggATTTTCTTCGATTCAATATCAACTTGGTG AAGGAAGCTGGTCATTGCcgaattttaacaatatgtcAATGGTGCTACCTTCCGCTCCGCTGTTATTGCAACAGCCTGAAGATGTGATAGTGTGCAATGCAGAAAATGTACCACTCAAATGCCGGTCTAGTATCACATCTTGCGAGTGTACGCATGTCATTGACTTACCGTTGGGTACTGCTACGGAATTAGTTATTTTCGATACag agCACACGCTGTTCAAAACGGATAGATCCCATTCGTTTTATTTGCATGGACACAGTTTCTACGTGGTTGGCCAGAGGAGCAAGGCGTTCGTAAAGTCAGCGGATCATGCAAAGAAGTTGGACAGTGATGGGCATTTAGTACACAGGAAACTCGATAGGTCGGTGCTGAAAAACAGCGTTGTCGTGCCAGCAGCAGGTGTATCTGTTGTACGATTTATCGCTGACAATCCCG GATATTGGTTATTCAGGAGTGAAAAAACTTCCGAATGGTCCAGTGGCTTATCATTGATATTTAGAGTGACAAATCCTTCTGGAAATTTTCCTCAAGTACCTGAAGACTTTCCTAAATGTGGAAATTTCATAGGACCAGAATTTTTTTTGGCTTGa
- the LOC113553201 gene encoding E3 ubiquitin-protein ligase RNF216-like, with translation MARIADSIPLFTNTSTLADCIAYPRFENYGWQTLYKNYMSNVMKVINLHSDISRLYLLIKLDVTINNLNDALFTIQMEEKLIHSPDSIQLTNNLKDIIPDADPIYLDLVGEYYAYDDNKLYEFIGQITTNKKNYPKLQEYNDRVNHLAIVKSLRNDFSVQEFLKMCPDPVNYFKNIKFNAINMHYNESMSYLSDRYSLISLAKLRAELLKYSFNLSKTVESLAADPKPVYLKNKRKSYGHRYQINYKTTENIEFLKEIAYLDHKDEILNHIESVKTVHRIQVEQAKSIGNLNTCECCFDNELLSTEVFSCPVGHTFCSSCIKKGTEVAVGGSKVDIKCFANCGEEFNLTMIKSIIDDKLYQRIMRLKQAQEIKAADIEGLETCAFCDYSVILSPDLKIINCLNPECKKETCRKCREESHFPYRCDQIEKAPEVQVRTMIENKMTEVLIRICYYCKRKFVKEDGCNKMTCSCGKQMCYICRQPVDSNYAHFYHQKVMENKCPLYTDENIVHTTAVEAAARLIINELKLKKPELLRNIDINKILPALKKSNKLPATQESALDINKVVATVIGQNVEDINNLKDMRSLEPQVKKPKY, from the exons ATGGCACGTATA GCTGACTCTATACCATTATTCACCAATACGAGTACACTGGCAGATTGTATTGCCTATCcaagatttgaaaattatgggTGGCAgactttatacaaaaattatatgtcaAATGTTATGAAAGTAATCAATTTACATAGTGATATAAGCCGTTTGTATTTGCTTATCAAACTTGatgtaacaattaataacCTAAATGATGCTctttttacaatacaaatggaagaaaaattaatccaCTCTCCTGACTCTATACAATTGactaacaatttaaaagatattatacCAGATGCCGACCCCATTTACTTGGATCTAGTTGGAGAATATTATGCCTACGatgataataaactatatgaattcattggtcaaattactactaataaaaaaaactatcctAAACTTCAAGAGTACAATGATCGTGTTAATCATTTGGCTATTGTAAAGAGTTTAAGAAACGATTTCTCAGTTCAAGAGTTTTTAAAGATGTGCCCTGATCCAGTTaattacttcaaaaatattaaatttaatgcaattaatatgcattataatgaATCAATGTCTTATTTAAGTGACAG GTATAGTCTTATTTCATTGGCCAAGCTACGTGCTGAATTGCTTAAATACAGTTTCAATTTATCGAAAACTGTTGAATCTTTAGCAGCTGATCCTAAacctgtttatttaaaaaataaaagaaaatcttATGGTCATCGTTATCAAATCAATTATAAGACaacagaaaatattgaatttctaaaagaa atagcaTACCTTGATCATAAAGATGAAATTCTGAATCATATCGAGTCTGTAAAAACAGTACATAGGATTCAAGTTgaacaa GCTAAGTCTATTGGTAATCTAAACACTTGTGAATGCTGTTTTGATAATGAACTATTAAGTACTGAAGTGTTTTCTTGTCCAGTTGGACATACATTTTGTTCATCttgtataaaaaa AGGTACAGAAGTTGCAGTTGGTGGAAGTAAGGTGGATATTAAATGCTTTGCTAATTGTGGcgaagaatttaatttaacaatgataaaa aGTATTATTGATGACAAACTGTATCAACGTATAATGAGATTGAAGCAAGCACAAGAAATTAAAGCAGCCGACATTGAAGGACTTGAAACATGTGCATTTTGTGATTATTCTGTTATTTTATCCCCTGATCTCAAGATTATTAACTGCTTGAATCCTGAATGCAAAAAAGAAACTTGCAG GAAATGTCGAGAAGAAAGTCATTTTCCATACAGATGTGATCAAATAGAAAAAGCTCCAGAAGTACAAGTCAGAACCatgattgaaaacaaaatgacTGAAGTACTTATAAG aatttgttattattgtaaacgtaAGTTTGTCAAAGAAGACGGATGCAACAAAATGACTTGCAGTTGTGGTAAACAAATGTGCTACATATGTAGGCAGCCAGTTGATTCTAATTATGCTCATTTTTACCACCAAAAAGTGATGGAAAATAA gtgCCCATTATACACagatgaaaatattgtacatactaCTGCTGTAGAAGCAGCTGCTAGATTGATAATAAATGAACTGAAATTGAAGAAACCTGAATTGTTAaggaatattgatattaacaaGATTTTGCCGGCGTTAAAGAAATCAAATAAGCTTCCAGCTACTCAGGAATCTgctttagatataaataaagtagtcGCTACAGTTATTGGACAAAACGTAGAAGATATTAATAATCTCAAAGATATGA GATCATTGGAACCTCAagttaaaaaaccaaaatattaa
- the LOC113552256 gene encoding laccase-8-like isoform X2, whose amino-acid sequence MTESNLLCACMLRLSILVGLLSVVVTIIYYTPIPDLASKQNCDRECHELDWPLICRYKIVLETQNIQNDCQKCFSNNQTECQNNIYCNRFSEKIITANRQVPGPSIRVCENDIMVIDVVNRIPGHSVSVHWRGQWQKETPVMDGAPMVTQCPILPHTTFQYKFRAAQAGTHWWQILSGDELSDRVFGAFIVKQSKRKEPHVSIYDFDEIPHVLLVEYTTLTQNGFNEMRINGIASNTSITVQNNSKYRFRIINTGGVSQCPIEIKVHKHHITVISVDGHAIEPKPVDVIQVEPGETLDFILTTNKNKGIFDMMVSSEGHCKSSNHTHTLYIQYNSTLNNIISDTNNVVQNTERGDRRLSITSLTSLPYELSAVKLKNTIYLGFSSIQYQLGEGSWSLPNFNNMSMVLPSAPLLLQQPEDVIVCNAENVPLKCRSSITSCECTHVIDLPLGTATELVIFDTEHTLFKTDRSHSFYLHGHSFYVVGQRSKAFVKSADHAKKLDSDGHLVHRKLDRSVLKNSVVVPAAGVSVVRFIADNPGYWLFRSEKTSEWSSGLSLIFRVTNPSGNFPQVPEDFPKCGNFIGPEFFLA is encoded by the exons atgaccgAAAGTAATCTTTTGTGCGCGTGCATGCTACGGTTATCTATTTTAGTTGGTCTTCTATCAGTTGTGGTcactataatctattatacgCCTATTCCCGATCTTG cttcaaaacaaaattgtgaTAGAGAATGTCATGAACTGGATTGGCCGTTAATTTGTAGATATAAAATTGTGCTGGAGactcaaaatattcaaaa cgATTGTCAAAAGTGTTTCTCCAACAATCAAACGGAatgccaaaataatatttattgcaataGATTTTCAGAGAAAATTATTACTGCTAATAGACAAGTTCCTGGTCCATCTATAAGA gtTTGTGAAAATGATATAATGGTAATAGATGTTGTTAATCGAATACCTGGTCATAGTGTTTCGGTACACTGGAGAGGTCAGTGGCAAAAAGAGACTCCAGTAATGGATGGTGCACCTATGGTAACACAATGTCCAATATTACCACATACaacatttcaatataaatttagagcGGCTCAAGCAGGAACTCACTGGTGGCAAATATTATcgg gcgACGAGTTGTCCGATAGAGTATTTGGAGCATTTATAGTGAAGCAGTCCAAAAGAAAAGAACCACATGTCTCCATTTATGACTTTGATGAAATCCCACACGTTTTACTTGTAGAATATACGACATTGACTCAAAATGGTTTCAATGAAATGCGTATAAATGGAATCGCGTCGAACACG tcAATCacagtacaaaataatagcaAGTATAGAttcagaataataaatacaggCGGAGTTTCGCAATGTCCAATAGAAATAAAAGTTCATAAACATCATATAACAGTTATATCAGTAGATGGCCATGCGATTGAACCTAAACCAGTTGATGTTATTCAAGTTGAACCAG GTGAAACATTAGACTTCATTTtaacaacaaacaaaaataaaggaATTTTTGACATGATGGTTAGTTCAGAGGGTCACTGTAAGAGCAgtaatcacacacacacattgtatatacaatacaactcgacattaaataatattatttcagataCAAACAATGTTGTACAAAAT actGAACGCGGGGATCGACGTTTGTCCATTACAAGTCTAACAAGCTTACCTTACGAGTTGTCTGcagttaaattgaaaaatacaatttatttgggATTTTCTTCGATTCAATATCAACTTGGTG AAGGAAGCTGGTCATTGCcgaattttaacaatatgtcAATGGTGCTACCTTCCGCTCCGCTGTTATTGCAACAGCCTGAAGATGTGATAGTGTGCAATGCAGAAAATGTACCACTCAAATGCCGGTCTAGTATCACATCTTGCGAGTGTACGCATGTCATTGACTTACCGTTGGGTACTGCTACGGAATTAGTTATTTTCGATACag agCACACGCTGTTCAAAACGGATAGATCCCATTCGTTTTATTTGCATGGACACAGTTTCTACGTGGTTGGCCAGAGGAGCAAGGCGTTCGTAAAGTCAGCGGATCATGCAAAGAAGTTGGACAGTGATGGGCATTTAGTACACAGGAAACTCGATAGGTCGGTGCTGAAAAACAGCGTTGTCGTGCCAGCAGCAGGTGTATCTGTTGTACGATTTATCGCTGACAATCCCG GATATTGGTTATTCAGGAGTGAAAAAACTTCCGAATGGTCCAGTGGCTTATCATTGATATTTAGAGTGACAAATCCTTCTGGAAATTTTCCTCAAGTACCTGAAGACTTTCCTAAATGTGGAAATTTCATAGGACCAGAATTTTTTTTGGCTTGa
- the LOC113552256 gene encoding laccase-8-like isoform X1 has translation MTESNLLCACMLRLSILVGLLSVVVTIIYYTPIPDLEASKQNCDRECHELDWPLICRYKIVLETQNIQNDCQKCFSNNQTECQNNIYCNRFSEKIITANRQVPGPSIRVCENDIMVIDVVNRIPGHSVSVHWRGQWQKETPVMDGAPMVTQCPILPHTTFQYKFRAAQAGTHWWQILSGDELSDRVFGAFIVKQSKRKEPHVSIYDFDEIPHVLLVEYTTLTQNGFNEMRINGIASNTSITVQNNSKYRFRIINTGGVSQCPIEIKVHKHHITVISVDGHAIEPKPVDVIQVEPGETLDFILTTNKNKGIFDMMVSSEGHCKSSNHTHTLYIQYNSTLNNIISDTNNVVQNTERGDRRLSITSLTSLPYELSAVKLKNTIYLGFSSIQYQLGEGSWSLPNFNNMSMVLPSAPLLLQQPEDVIVCNAENVPLKCRSSITSCECTHVIDLPLGTATELVIFDTEHTLFKTDRSHSFYLHGHSFYVVGQRSKAFVKSADHAKKLDSDGHLVHRKLDRSVLKNSVVVPAAGVSVVRFIADNPGYWLFRSEKTSEWSSGLSLIFRVTNPSGNFPQVPEDFPKCGNFIGPEFFLA, from the exons atgaccgAAAGTAATCTTTTGTGCGCGTGCATGCTACGGTTATCTATTTTAGTTGGTCTTCTATCAGTTGTGGTcactataatctattatacgCCTATTCCCGATCTTG aagcttcaaaacaaaattgtgaTAGAGAATGTCATGAACTGGATTGGCCGTTAATTTGTAGATATAAAATTGTGCTGGAGactcaaaatattcaaaa cgATTGTCAAAAGTGTTTCTCCAACAATCAAACGGAatgccaaaataatatttattgcaataGATTTTCAGAGAAAATTATTACTGCTAATAGACAAGTTCCTGGTCCATCTATAAGA gtTTGTGAAAATGATATAATGGTAATAGATGTTGTTAATCGAATACCTGGTCATAGTGTTTCGGTACACTGGAGAGGTCAGTGGCAAAAAGAGACTCCAGTAATGGATGGTGCACCTATGGTAACACAATGTCCAATATTACCACATACaacatttcaatataaatttagagcGGCTCAAGCAGGAACTCACTGGTGGCAAATATTATcgg gcgACGAGTTGTCCGATAGAGTATTTGGAGCATTTATAGTGAAGCAGTCCAAAAGAAAAGAACCACATGTCTCCATTTATGACTTTGATGAAATCCCACACGTTTTACTTGTAGAATATACGACATTGACTCAAAATGGTTTCAATGAAATGCGTATAAATGGAATCGCGTCGAACACG tcAATCacagtacaaaataatagcaAGTATAGAttcagaataataaatacaggCGGAGTTTCGCAATGTCCAATAGAAATAAAAGTTCATAAACATCATATAACAGTTATATCAGTAGATGGCCATGCGATTGAACCTAAACCAGTTGATGTTATTCAAGTTGAACCAG GTGAAACATTAGACTTCATTTtaacaacaaacaaaaataaaggaATTTTTGACATGATGGTTAGTTCAGAGGGTCACTGTAAGAGCAgtaatcacacacacacattgtatatacaatacaactcgacattaaataatattatttcagataCAAACAATGTTGTACAAAAT actGAACGCGGGGATCGACGTTTGTCCATTACAAGTCTAACAAGCTTACCTTACGAGTTGTCTGcagttaaattgaaaaatacaatttatttgggATTTTCTTCGATTCAATATCAACTTGGTG AAGGAAGCTGGTCATTGCcgaattttaacaatatgtcAATGGTGCTACCTTCCGCTCCGCTGTTATTGCAACAGCCTGAAGATGTGATAGTGTGCAATGCAGAAAATGTACCACTCAAATGCCGGTCTAGTATCACATCTTGCGAGTGTACGCATGTCATTGACTTACCGTTGGGTACTGCTACGGAATTAGTTATTTTCGATACag agCACACGCTGTTCAAAACGGATAGATCCCATTCGTTTTATTTGCATGGACACAGTTTCTACGTGGTTGGCCAGAGGAGCAAGGCGTTCGTAAAGTCAGCGGATCATGCAAAGAAGTTGGACAGTGATGGGCATTTAGTACACAGGAAACTCGATAGGTCGGTGCTGAAAAACAGCGTTGTCGTGCCAGCAGCAGGTGTATCTGTTGTACGATTTATCGCTGACAATCCCG GATATTGGTTATTCAGGAGTGAAAAAACTTCCGAATGGTCCAGTGGCTTATCATTGATATTTAGAGTGACAAATCCTTCTGGAAATTTTCCTCAAGTACCTGAAGACTTTCCTAAATGTGGAAATTTCATAGGACCAGAATTTTTTTTGGCTTGa